The proteins below are encoded in one region of Sminthopsis crassicaudata isolate SCR6 chromosome 1, ASM4859323v1, whole genome shotgun sequence:
- the S1PR3 gene encoding sphingosine 1-phosphate receptor 3, translating to MATDPPPLKNSFPENGTVSLHYNYVGKLEERLKDTEGNELTDAIFLVICSFIVLENLMVLIAIWKNHKFHNRMYFFIGNLALCDLLAGIAYKVNILMSGKKTLSLSLTVWFLREGSMFIALSASTCSLLAIAIERHLTMIKMRPYDANKKYRVFLLIGMCWLISFSLGALPILGWNCLDNLPDCSTILPLYSKKYIAFCISIFITILVTIVILYARIYILVKSSSRKVTNHNNPERSMALLRTVVIVVSIFIACWSPLFILFLIDVACKVKECAILYKAPWFIALAVLNSAMNPIIYTLASKEMRRAFFRLVCNCLVRNKVTRSLPSQPVLDQSRSKSCSSNNGNNIPKPREDFPQINASSSIIEKTESLYNGIFCQ from the coding sequence ATGGCAACTGATCCTCCTCCACTCAAGAATTCCTTCCCTGAAAATGGGACTGTGTCACTTCATTACAACTatgttggaaaactggaagagagattaaaggaCACTGAAGGCAATGAGCTGACAGATGCAATTTTCCTAGTCATCTGTAGCTTCATTGTCCTGGAGAACTTGATGGTTTTGATTGCCATTTGGAAAAACCACAAATTTCACAACCGCATGTACTTTTTCATTGGTAACCTTGCTCTTTGTGACTTGTTGGCTGGTATAGCTTACAAAGTGAACATCCTGATGTCTGGAAAGAAAACTTTGAGCCTGTCATTAACAGTCTGGTTTCTGCGAGAAGGCAGTATGTTTATCGCACTCAGTGCTTCCACTTGTAGCTTATTGGCAATAGCTATCGAAAGACACCTGACTATGATTAAAATGAGACCTTATGATGCCAATAAGAAGTATCGGGTATTTCTCCTCATTGGAATGTGCTggcttatttccttttccctggGTGCCTTACCCATCCTGGGGTGGAACTGCCTTGACAACCTCCCTGATTGTTCTACAATTTTGCCCCTTTATTCCAAAAAATATATTGCATTTTGCATCAGTATCTTTATAACCATTCTTGTGACAATTGTAATTCTTTATGCACGCATTTACATCTTGGTGAAGTCCAGCAGCCGTAAGGTCACcaatcacaacaaccctgaaaggtcCATGGCACTGCTTAGGACAGTGGTGATTGTAGTGAGCATTTTTATTGCCTGTTGGTCTCCCCTGTTTATCCTCTTTCTTATTGATGTTGCCTGCAAAGTGAAAGAGTGTGCTATTCTCTATAAGGCTCCATGGTTCATTGCCTTAGCTGTTCTAAACTCTGCCATGAATCCTATTATCTACACCCTGGCCAGCAAAGAAATGCGGCGAGCTTTCTTTCGCCTTGTTTGTAACTGCTTGGTGAGGAACAAAGTGACTCGGTCTTTGCCCAGTCAGCCAGTTCTGGATCAAAGCCGGAGTAAATCATGCAGCAGTAACAATGGTAACAACATACCAAAGCCAAGGGAAGACTTCCCACAAATCAACGCCTCCTCAAGCATCATCGAAAAGACTGAATCTCTATACAATGGGATTTTTTGCCAGTAA